A region of Vitis vinifera cultivar Pinot Noir 40024 chromosome 13, ASM3070453v1 DNA encodes the following proteins:
- the LOC132254915 gene encoding putative disease resistance RPP13-like protein 1 — MKIYAVLHDAEEKQMTNPRVKMWLDELGDLAYDVEDILDGFATESLRRNLMAETHPSGTERSTSKLWSLIPSCCTSFTPNAIKFNAEMLSKIKMITTSLQEISAQKSDLHLTENISGERSTKTREILPTTSLVDESRVYGRETDKEAIANLLLRDDPSTDEICVIPVVGMAGIGKTTLTQLAFNDDEVKDHFDLRVWVYVSDDFDVLKITKTILQSVSLATQNVDDLNLLQMELREKLSGQKFLLILDDVWNESYDSWDLLCMPMRSGAPGSKLIVTTRNEGVVSITGTRPAYCLQELSYEDCLFVFTQQALRRSNFDAHSHLKEVGEEIVRRCKGLPLAAKALGGMLRNQVSHDAWENILTSKIWDLPQDKSRVLPALKLSYNHLPSHLRKCFAYCSIFPKGYEFDKDELVQLWMAEGFFEQTKEAEDLGSKYFYDLLSRSFFQQSNHDSSRFVMHDLINDLAQYVAGEISFNLEGMSVNNKQHSIFKKVRHSSFNRQEYEKFERFKTFHKMKCLRTLVALPLNAFSRYHFIPSKWLLHKWRATTFDW, encoded by the exons ATGAAGATCTATGCAGTCCTCCATGACGCAGAGGAGAAGCAAATGACGAACCCCCGGGTGAAGATGTGGCTTGACGAGCTTGGAGATTTGGCTTATGATGTGGAGGACATCTTGGACGGCTTTGCCACTGAATCTTTGCGACGCAATTTGATGGCAGAAACTCATCCTTCCGGTACTGAACGTAGCACAAGTAAGTTATGGAGCCTCATCCCTTCTTGTTGTACTAGTTTCACTCCGAATGCTATTAAGTTTAATGCAGAGATGTTGTCCAAGATCAAGATGATCACTACCAGTTTACAAGAAATTTCTGCACAAAAAAGTGATCTCCATTTAACGGAGAATATTTCTGGGGAGAGGTCTACCAAAACAAGGGAAATACTACCCACCACTTCTTTAGTTGATGAATCCCGTGTTTATGGTAGGGAAACAGATAAAGAAGCCATAGCCAATTTGTTGCTCAGGGATGATCCATCTACTGATGAAATCTGCGTAATTCCTGTTGTCGGTATGGCCGGTATTGGCAAAACTACTCTCACTCAACTTGCATTCAACGATGATGAAGTAAAGGATCATTTTGATTTGAGAGTTTGGGTCTATGTTTCTGATGATTTTGATGTCTTGAAGATAACGAAAACGATTTTACAATCAGTTTCTCTGGCTACTCAGAATGTTGATGATCTTAATTTGCTTCAGATGGAATTAAGGGAGAAACTTTCTGGGCAGAAATTTCTTCTTATCCTAGACGATGTTTGGAATGAGAGCTATGATTCATGGGATCTTTTGTGCATGCCAATGAGATCAGGGGCACCGGGCAGTAAGCTTATTGTCACAACTCGTAATGAAGGAGTTGTATCAATCACTGGAACTCGTCCAGCTTATTGTCTTCAGGAGTTATCATACGAAGATTGTTTATTTGTATTCACTCAACAAGCATTAAGGAGAAGTAACTTTGATGCCCATTCACACTTGAAAGAAGTTGGTGAGGAAATAGTGAGAAGGTGTAAGGGCTTGCCTTTGGCAGCAAAGGCCCTTGGTGGCATGTTGCGCAACCAAGTAAGTCATGATGCATgggaaaatattttaacaaGCAAGATATGGGATCTACCCCAAGACAAAAGTCGCGTTCTTCCTGCTCTCAAGTTAAGCTACAATCATCTCCCATCTCATCTGAGGAAGTGTTTTGCCTATTGCTCGATATTTCCGAAAGGCTATGAATTCGACAAAGATGAATTAGTCCAATTATGGATGGCTGAGGGTTTTTTCGAACAAACAAAGGAAGCAGAAGACTTAGGTTCTAAATACTTCTATGATTTATTGTCAAGGTCATTTTTTCAACAATCTAATCACGATTCATCTCGATTTGTGATGCATGACCTAATCAATGATCTTGCTCAATATGTGGCAGGAGAAATATCCTTCAACTTGGAGGGTATGTCGGTGAATAATAAACAACACtccatttttaaaaaggttCGTCATTCATCTTTCAACCGCCAAGAGTATGAGAAGTTTGAAAGATTCAAAACCTTTCATAAGATGAAGTGTTTGCGAACACTGGTCGCATTGCCATTGAATGCATTTTCTAGATATCACTTCATCCCAAGTAAG TGGCTATTACATAAGTGGAGAGCTACCACATTCGATTGGTGA
- the LOC100260044 gene encoding putative disease resistance protein At3g14460, translated as MLPDSVGHLYNLETLILSDCWRLTKLPIVIGDLINLRHIDISGTSQLQEMPSEISNLTNLQTLSKYIVGENNSLRIRELKNLQDLRGKLSISGLHNVVDSQDAVDAKLEEKHNIEELTMEWGSDFVKSRNEMNEMNVLEGLRPPRNLKKLTVASYGGSTFSGWIRDPSFPSMTQLILKNCKRCTSLPSLGKLSFLKTLHIEGMSEIRTIDVEFYGGVVQPLPSLELLKFEDMLKWEDWFFPDAVEGVELFPRLRELTIRNCSKLVKQLPDRLPSLVKLDISNCQNLAVPFLRFASLGELEIDECKEMVLRSGVVADSGDQMTSRWVYSGLQSAVFERCDWLVSLDDQRLPCNLKMLKIVDCVNLKSLQNGLQSLTCLEELEIVGCRALDSFREIDLPPRLRRLVLQRCSSLRWLPHNYSSCPLESLEIRFCPSLAGFPSGELPTTLKQLTVADCMRLRSLPDGMMHPNSTHSNNACCLQILRIHDCQSLVSFPRGELSSTLKRLEIQHCSNLESVSKKMSPSSRALEYLEMRSYPNLKILPQCLHNVKQLNIEDCGGLEGFPERGLSAPNLRELRIWRCQNLKCLPHQMKNLTSLQFLNIGHSPRVDSFPEGGLPPTLKFLSVVNYKNLKTPISEWGLHTLTSLSTLKIWGMFADKASLWDDEFLFPTSLTNLHISHMESLASLDLNSIISLQHLYIGSCPKLHSLTLRDTTLASLEIIDCPLLQKTNFPFSAHIPKFRMSGRVMYSTGAGKEMKAESHSTLSMHSPIRDLA; from the exons ATGCTACCTGACTCAGTGGGTCATCTTTATAATCTAGAGACATTGATATTATCAGATTGTTGGAGACTCACTAAGTTGCCTATTGTGATTGGAGACCTAATCAACCTTCGGCATATTGATATTTCTGGTACAAGTCAACTACAAGAGATGCCTTCCGAGATCAGCAACCTAACAAATTTGCAAACATTATCGAAATATATTGTGGGCGAAAATAATAGTTTGAGAATAAGAGAATTGAAGAACTTGCAGGATCTTCGAGGAAAGCTTTCCATTTCAGGGTTGCATAATGTGGTGGATAGTCAAGATGCGGTGGATGCTAAGTTAGAAGAAAAGCACAACATTGAAGAGTTGACGATGGAATGGGGCAGTGATTTTGTTAAGTCACGAAATGAAATGAACGAGATGAATGTTTTGGAGGGGCTACGACCACCTAGAAACTTGAAAAAGCTCACAGTGGCATCTTATGGTGGATCAACATTTTCAGGTTGGATAAGGGACCCCTCATTCCCATCAATGACACAATTAATTCTAAAGAATTGCAAGAGATGCACCTCATTACCATCTCTCGGCAAATTATCCTTCCTCAAGACCTTGCATATCGAGGGGATGAGTGAAATTAGAACCATAGATGTGGAGTTCTATGGAGGGGTTGTCCAGCCTTTGCCATCCCTGGAGCTTCTCAAGTTTGAGGATATGCTGAAATGGGAGGACTGGTTTTTTCCTGATGCAGTTGAAGGAGTTGAATTATTTCCACGCCTTAGAGAGCTTACCATAAGAAACTGCTCAAAGTTGGTTAAACAGTTGCCTGATCGCCTGCCATCCTTGGTGAAACTGGACATCTCTAATTGTCAAAATCTGGCAGTTCCTTTCTTAAGATTTGCATCTCTTGGTGAACTAGAGATAGACGAATGCAAGGAGATGGTGTTGAGAAGTGGGGTGGTTGCAGATAGTGGGGATCAAATGACATCTAGGTGGGTTTACAGTGGTCTTCAAAGTGCAGTGTTTGAACGCTGTGACTGGCTTGTATCATTGGATGACCAAAGACTGCCTTGCAATCTGAAAATGTTGAAGATAGTCGACTGTGTTAACCTCAAGAGCCTGCAAAATGGATTGCAAAGTCTCACTTGTCTTGAAGAGCTGGAAATAGTGGGATGCCGCGCACTGGACTCATTTCGAGAGATAGATTTGCCACCCAGGCTGAGACGTCTTGTGCTGCAGAGATGCAGCAGTCTCAGGTGGCTGCCCCATAACTACAGCTCTTGTCCCCTTGAATCCCTGGAGATCAGGTTTTGTCCATCTCTCGCCGGCTTTCCAAGTGGTGAGCTACCGACCACACTCAAGCAACTGACTGTTGCAGATTGTATGCGTCTAAGGTCTCTACCAGATGGAATGATGCACCCCAATTCCACCCACAGCAACAACGCTTGTTGCCTTCAAATATTGAGGATACATGATTGCCAGTCTCTCGTGTCCTTCCCAAGAGGGGAGTTATCCTCCACTTTGAAGCGGCTTGAGATTCAGCATTGCTCCAACTTGGAGTCAGTATCAAAGAAAATGTCGCCCAGCAGTAGAGCTCTTGAGTATTTAGAGATGAGGAGTTATCCCAATCTGAAAATCCTGCCACAATGCCTTCACAACGTCAAGCAGCTCAACATAGAAGACTGTGGAGGTCTGGAGGGGTTTCCAGAAAGAGGGTTGTCCGCCCCCAACCTCAGAGAGCTTCGTATTTGGAGATGTCAGAATCTCAAGTGCTTGCCGCATCAAATGAAAAACCTCACATCCCTTCAGTTTCTCAACATAGGGCATTCTCCGAGAGTGGATTCCTTCCCGGAAGGGGGTTTGCCCCCCACCCTAAAATTTCTTTCAGTTGTAAATTACAAGAATCTGAAGACGCCCATATCTGAGTGGGGCCTCCACACCCTCACCTCTCTTTCAACATTGAAGATTTGGGGAATGTTTGCAGACAAGGCTTCCCTTTGGGACGATGAATTTCTTTTCCCTACATCTCTCACCAACCTTCATATCAGCCACATGGAATCCCTGGCCTCCCTGGACCTCAACAGCATCATCTCTCTTCAACACCTATATATCGGTTCCTGTCCTAAGCTCCACTCCTTGACACTGCGGGATACAACACTTGCAAGTCTTGAAATCATTGACTGTCCTCTTCTTCAGAAAACAAATTTTCCCTTCAGTGCCCACATCCCCAAATTCAGAATGAGTGGCAGGGTAATGTATTCTACGGGTgctggaaaagaaatgaaagcagAAAGCCATTCAACTCTTTCCATGCATTCTCCAATCAG GGATCTGGCTTAA